The region GGTTCCAGTGCGTGAAAAGGGGCAGCTCATCCGCCATCGCTCACCTCCGTTGCCGGCTCTTGCGCGGGTAACTCCACGGGCGGCGGCGCGGCTGCTTGGCCCTCCTCCCGCAGCAGGCCAAGCAGCGCCTTGCCGTAGCGCGCCAGTTTGCTCTTGCCGATGCCGCGAATGGAGCGCATCGCCTCCAGCGACTGCGGCCGCCGCCGCGCCAGTTCTTCCAGCTCGCGGTTGGTGGCCACCACGTAGGCCGGCAGTCCCTGTTTCTCCGCCACGCCGAAGCGCCATTCCTTCAGGCGCTTGTAGGTGGCCGTCTGCTCGGCGTCCAGCCATTCCGGTAGCGCCTCGCCCTGTGCAGCCTCGTCGTACTCCACCCACACCGTCCACCAGGCCTTGCCTTTCCAGGCAAAAAAC is a window of bacterium DNA encoding:
- a CDS encoding HRDC domain-containing protein, whose product is METCRWHSLLPVRIFTLSFDAERELFQEEDLNRFCATRSVTQKRAEFFAWKGKAWWTVWVEYDEAAQGEALPEWLDAEQTATYKRLKEWRFGVAEKQGLPAYVVATNRELEELARRRPQSLEAMRSIRGIGKSKLARYGKALLGLLREEGQAAAPPPVELPAQEPATEVSDGG